attcatttattatatataaaaatcaaaagttacattttaaaatagactagatgtACGTttcaatcatatatatttttaattataagatatatataaattttagtcaaactataatcaatttgaccattcaaaagtcaaaaaggacatgtatttagggacggagggagggaGTAGTATGTAGTagcatttaaaaatttattgacaAAAATGACATGCGGAAAAGAATCATAATATTACTTCTTTTTTGTCAGGGAATCATAATATTACATTAAATGACATAAAAATAGAGAAATGAAGAAGTAAGAATAAAGAGCCATGGTTCAAATAGAACTCCAGGAGACTTTTAGAGGCTCTTTATAAACTAAAGAGCCTCTTCTCTTCCCTCTATTTTAAGAGCCTCCACATGAGTCTCAACTTGTTTTTATTAATAGAAAAATGTGTTCCCTCCAATTCATCCACTATTTTTCCCTCTCTTTTAATTCaaacatgaataaaatataaaatagagaatgaGTGTAAGAGCATTGCCGGAGTTGAGACTTTTAATTATGTAGTAACTTGCTAGGAGCCACATTGTTTATAATGTATTTAGGagactcttggagatgctcttgtaCTAGTATCTAATATGGTATTTTACTCTCAGTTACATTTTGTACTTATCCTTTACCTCCACAACATTACACACCAGAAAAAATCTGTCTGGAATGAGCAATGTGATCGAGTAAATTAATGTGTAAGCCTGGTTCAGGTCGGTGTTGATAATAAGATGGATTAATAATAAAGTATATCTCCtgaccaaataaataaataataaagtatATGAGCAATTGAGCACAGTTTTACACTCTCATACACACTATACGCGGAATAATCTAGTAGATGCCTTTAATCTTCATCAATTGTTTAAATTTGGACCAACTTGAGTAGAAGCAATATGGTTTTTACTACTTGGTCAAGCATAAAgagttttaaaaacaatgaaatgaTCATTTGTGATTGATATATAATGTGTGACACTTTCTTTTCCCTTAGCACTTCCTCACTGTAACTGtgatgcatatatatatgaattttgctgaggtgtattACTTTGTAATCTGTTATATGATTTGTTGAGCAGGTCAAGATTAAGCTAGGCAGTGGACAATTCCTAACAAAAGCTGCTGATGGAAACCATAAGTGGATGTTGGGTGTTATGTGCCAGATTTTGCAGTGCTTCTTACACAGACTAGGAATGGGAGTCTGAAAATCAGTGATCGTACTTCGTATATCGATAGAAAAGTAGCGGCGAAATATAAGTTGTATTTTCATAATTAGAAGAACGGTAAAGAGAACTTTTGGTGAGCGTTTGTTTCTTACTAATATGGttttgatactctcaaggttttgatgatgacactaacagcaagctaataacatgaaactgatatgtgtaagcatgctatcaaaggttgtttatgcggactaacagtatttcaggatgttagcatgattatagctgtcagcaagcttacaggaatatttacaagctatcagcaggcttacagcgtgaacagagaaacaatcagataaagatcaaagtctgtttttcaaggagatttaataggaaacgactttgtaaggattctaatatttatatatatctgatataaatattagagctcagttttataaagagtttcattcaaaaacgttttcctaacaaataggagattttatttcaaatcgatcttatctttaacaaactcctattttgtttcaaacgggttttaatttaaatatctttactgagatgatttcaaacgtgaCTTATCCTTTACTCAGTAATCTTACTTcattcaaacgttcatcattcaattcaaatttaaacgtgaggttgttaccaagatcgttgggaaatttgttggagtatgaccgttggtatgatgtatataaacttgagtgtggtttcggtTTTGAGAACAAGgaaaacacaccaagctttctgaaatacaactctttacattgctaaatcttttattgagctctagtacttatatttatatatatcgatattgagagttcatagtttcggttgtattacacttattcattgtattgttcaaggtgtaatgttttgttgctgtgtatcgagcttgtgaaacaagggaacaaggggactagttagcttggagaatatacttgggaagtataggtcttggtaggcttttggttcgtggttcaggggtttcagcaggctgataacaggaacaagggagaaagggagttatattattgaatcttgtaatcgttgatattattgattaataatataatctcttaccagttggtaggggaccaggacgtagaccattagggttaggggtcgaacctggctaaaattcttggtgttgctagcatactgctttacattatctgcattgcatttatcttattagcaggctaacagtttactctgaaaattaacagcaggctgtctttgacagattaattattcggtaacttataaaaatcgggtatattagccataacacctattcaccccccctctaggtgttatggctaatatacccgatttttataagttaccgaataattaatctgtcaaagacagcctgctgttaattttcaggtTTCTGTTCATGTATCAAGATAGATTTTGAATTGGTTGTAACATAGTCAACGTGTTGTGTTATATTCCCTAAACCTTTTCTACAATTCTGTTACTGGGGAACTAAATTGATAATAGAAATTCAGAAACTGGGAATATAGAACTCAGAGCTGATCTTAACCCTTTTATCTCAGTGTTGGATTTGTACCCTTGACAGGGGCGGATGCAAAGGGTGGCTCAGGGGCTTGAGCACCTCGCGCCCAAAAAAAAGAaggtaataaaattaaaattatatatataagcgcCTCCCTAATAAAATTAAGCACCCCTTTAAGAATTTAACTATTTAAGCATTCaacacattttaaaaaaaaaaatcagtgtATGTGATAGTCCATTTGAATTTGTATAAGAAAGCCCAAAACTCATGCTCCTCTGCTACCGAGTGCCGATTGCAGCCTCCAAGTCAGGCTGCCTGTATAACTTAAGTATGACCTGCTGCAGTGTTAGTGTGATGGCCTAGATTACTCCTCTTCTTCTCTTATTAGTAAAGAAGCTTCATATTTGATTTCCATTGTTAGTAAGCAGGGAAGCTTACAAGAAAATTAGGGAAATTGAATATGAAGTTTCCTCACAAAGAAGAGAAAAAGAGGATTAATCTATGTCATCACATTAGCACTGCAGCAGGTTATACTCCTAGTTACTTCTCCACTTAACTCCGCTATCAAACTAGGGATACTTGAACTAAGCCGAATTTGTGGAGCAAGGACTGCTAACCCGACTCTGTTAATCTGTTCCTAAGCCGATCTGTGGACTGAGTTGCTAACTGCACTCTCTCTCATCTTCAAAGAGGAATTCCCAATCTAATATCCACATAAATACCTATTCTACTTTCATGCAATAATCTAATAGCATATGGGGATTTTACCAGCTATTCCCTCTAACGCAGGGAAGTAATCCAATCCCCTCTAATAGCATATGGCCTATGGGACATGCAATGATACCTTCTAATCTTCAATTCCatttcaatttttctttttcttgctcCCCCATTTTTTTTCTGTTTACATCAACTGTTTTTAATTAATACTAAAAGATTTGTTATTTCTAATTTGCCCGAAGTTGCATCTTTTTGCTTTTGTTTAATTGTTCCCATGCAATATCAAACATTGCGTTCtgttatgtatttttattttctgaaacACAAGCTTTTTCAAGATGACTCAGCAAAATGGAATGCTAAATCTGACCCAAGAAGTCAAACTGTTCAACCCAGGATACAAAGAACAGGCGCACGACGAACAATCGCTAAATTTGCACAGTTCACTAAACTATGGTAATGTCTGAGTACCATTGCCAAAAATAGGAGTATCAACTAAGAAAAATATTCTGACAGCAGAATGATAGACATAGTAACATGATCCAGCTAGTATTGTCTGGACACATTGGTGACAGTAAAAAGGGCACATAATGAGTACAAATTGTGCTGTTTCTACCTCTGAATATATATTGCATTTGTTGAAAAAGTTAGCCAGCAGCAAATGAAATAGCAGGACCTCTTGGCACTGCAACTGCTAAAATCAGAAGCCCTCTGGTGCCTTAAAGAAAGCCTCTTGTGGGAAGTTCAATCATTCATTTCTCCGTTTAAATTTTGCTTGAACATCACCCATATAGGGAGCAACATGGTATGCATATTGCTGAAAAACAGAAAACACAATCATCTCAATACAAACCAAGATATTCTGAAGGCTTTCATCAATATGCTCCACCTCCAGCCAGAAATGATGAGATTTAATCACGCCCATTGAAACAAGGGTTTTAAGCACTACTCCCTGCATTGGCATAAGAATTGATTCATTCACATGTCTAGTCAGGAAGAAAATTCAGAAATACATTTAACAGACTAGAAAGGAAAAACATGATATTAGAACTCAAGAAGTACAGAGAAAATAGACGTAATGGCTCTTGGGCACATCCAAACAACATCAAGCAACTGCATCCAGATGAACTTTCAAATTCTacagcccccccccccccccccccccccccacacacacacacacacacacacacaccaaaaAAAATTCACACAGATGTCCTCCGAGCCCCCAGATTGAAGGGTAGCAACATATTCAAATTTGAACTATAAGCTGAAGTCCAATGCTTCCAATAGGATAATTGTACTTTGGTCACGAAGCTGACCGCGAACTAAGACTGTTGTCATTGTGCTTAGTTTATGGTCAGTCAACTATCGTAACCTAGTGCAAAGACATGACAACACTTCAGCAATTTTCTGTTAATACATCAACACATGACCTCATGTAGCCATTAAATAAAACTGATTAGGAAAGAATGGTCCCATATTCTTTTCCAATCAGATCTGGCAACAAAACCAATAAGCCTCTAGTATGTGCATGTCAGTCTAGGCGTGGAGGCAAGTAAGGGCGAGCAGACGCCTCTGCTCACCCTGAAATCTGAGAATTCATGTATTCAATTTTCACTCTGATAACAGCCTCGGCCAAAACCTTAGTATATTGTAAAAGCTCAAAACCGGACATGTAAGAGATGCAAGTATATATCCTCATCTGTATACTGTACTCCTGTCTAAATGTCTATGCTAGGTTCTAATGTTTAGTAGCTGTTAAGACAGCATGAATTATATTTCTATAAGTTTTATATGTGCTCATTATTATCGGTTacgacttaattttttaataaagtaTACTCAGTATAGGAAAAAAAACTGATTAtaagaattaataattaatccaGACAAAAGTTTAAATGATCACTTTTTAGCCCTCCCTGGATATAAAATATTCTatcaaatttttgtaaaaaatagaGGAAGAAATTTTTAAGCCCTCCCTTGGATCTTAATCCTGACTCAGACCCTGCATGTTACATATTCTCTTTTAACGAAAATGGAACAAATACATTGCACtgttaaattttaatagaaGAAAACACAGAAAAAACTAGTAATCCTTAGATTTTCATGCTAGAACAGGAATTTGATTACATCAAATGTGGTCAATCAACAGGGTACCAAGCTTTTAAGGCATCACATAGTTAACATGTTAAAAATTAGAGGTGAATAGGCTAACTCAGACTCAATTTGCAGCATGGTCAATTAAGTCAAAAGGCTtacaaataacaataaaattcttattgtttatttaatgGCTATGAAAGTTCATCTATTTTTAGTAATCCAAATAGAAACTATTAACAAAAAGATTATGTGATTATAAGCATTTTGAGTTGAGTGACCCAGTTGCGAGTTGGGTTTAAATTGGTGATGAAATAGCCTATTCATCCTATAAAAATAGATgaatattgaaatatatttagGTCCAGATAGTGGAATATGGAAAAACTTGCAAATACGTGAGAGGACGCAAAAGATATGTGAAGGAAAATTAAGAGTATTAATTTCATTGAGGGAACGGAAACTATATTTGAAAGAGAGACAAAACTTCATCTTGAGTATGCTACAGCTAAACCCAATATAATTTTACTTCACCAATTCAGTCACTATTTTCACACAAAGCTCTCAATCAATCATGACAGTTTTGTGTGTTATCTTTAGTATAAATAGACATCTAAATTCATAACATACATGAGACTAGATCATTAACACCAGCATGTTTGTGAAGCCTCAATAAGCctacattttactcattggtcACACATTTAGACACTAACTTCTAAAAGGTCTCCCTAGTTTCCTATAAGATGTGGTATCAGGTACCTTCAACAATGTATTCAATTAAaagaagtgctatgacaaagAAGAGGAGTCCAAACAAGAGAATCCAACTTTTAACAAATAGTCATATATTACCTGCCAGAAGCAAAAGAAAACAGTTCCTTTAAGGCAGACGAACTTTGCCAGTGGCTTATGCGGTTCCAGTTCCTTTGCAAATACATGGTAAAATTTCACCAAGGAGTACAGAGCTAATGATATTGACATGCTAATAATGATGGTGAATAGCCAACTTGCCCAGCTGggataaatatctaatattcgtaatgttatcatcaaaaccGAGCATATTGGGCGAGTAATGACGAATTGCCATGCCCAGTATTTCAGAAGCCTCAAAGTACGCTGGTCCAGTAGAGTAGTGCGTGGCTACagttaaaaaattaagttattaaCAAGATGTATTCATACAATTTACAAGATTAACGAGTCACAATCATAGACTTTTTACATTGAAATGCTATTCCAATTAACTGTTACCCCaaccaaataaaatttagaaggtAGAAACAGAACCTAGTTTTAAGGGAGGTCCTTATTGTGTACTAGTAGCCGCTTACTAGAGATTTAGCCTAACATGAGAATTAGTGGTTATCTGAAGTTCAGAAAGTATAGCTACAGTTGCAGAATTATGGTAAGTTGATAAATATAAGATCCAACAACGAACTTTAACCCAGAAAACTAAAACAAGTAAAAGGGAGATGGTGGATTTGAATTACTCAACTCAAATACTCTATAAAGAAATTAATTCTGGATTCATGTAAACACCCCTTTTTACCCTTCCCTAACCAGTATATTTTCAGATCTGCAACCTGCCCTAGCCACCACGCACATTCATACAGGTGCAGTAAACAGAAAgagtgaaaaagaaaagaaaatgtttcatgtgtgtgcgtgtgtatcAGTGTATTTCACTTGATCATTCCACAAATGTCTTGTTacattcaatatataatatcttgGCATTTCCATCTAACATGCTGAAATCTTTAGGCCAAGTACACGAAAAATAACTTAATGGAGAAATTGTTCACCTGAAAAAGTGTCATTGGAAATGAATGCCGAATTTCTCTTCCTTTCATTTCATCAGGTACCATGTCGCTGTCGAAGGATATGTGCAAGTAACTATATATTAAGGCCAAAAACTTCGCAATCACCTgcaatttggaaaaaaaaaaatccaaggaCACATGGCAAGCATTAAAATAAGGTATAACTAACGTAAAGAACAAGTACTAGCAACAGTAATGGTACTTACAACAGCCTCATAACATTCCTTAATGGGGTCTAAAAGCATGACATATGGTTTGCTTCCTTTAAGATCCAACATACCAATAAAAGATTTAATAGCATAAATAGGAGCCAAGAGGATAATAAAGAGTATCGCTCTTTGTTCCTTTGGATTCTTCCAGTAAAATAGATGTTGTGATAGAAGCTGGACTGTAAAGTGCATTGACATGAATGCACAACCGGCACACCCCAGAACAGTAATCTCTCCACGGTTCATTTTACTTATGTCCATAGTGAATCAGCAGCTTTCAAACCCCCAGCCTACTCTGAAAAAGATGCTACAAAACTTGAGGATTATTCCAATTTATCTCGCCTTATAAGAAAAAGATCAAACTGATTTCCCCACCCTTCACCATTACAACTTAAATGAAATGTGTACACATCGATACATAACTTTGATCTAGTATGCTTATAACATAAAGTTTGTGCCTCAAAGAAAGAGAGATATGAAACCGATATGCATCTAGTTTGAgaataaacatataattaggaaTTACTGGATTTCATGATCGCTACACAAGCTAATACAATTGAACCTAATGAAATCGAAATTGAGATTTGCAGTGGCATAGATTAACAAGTAAACTGATTTCTCAAATATAACGATCCAGCTTCGAGTAGTTATTAACACAAATTATAAGAATCTTTACTTCACCCAATCCAATTATCATATACAAGTGCTAGTACTAGTAGAATAAAGTAAATGGCAAAGTTGgttcatttcaaattcttaaTTCCAGGGCTGGGTCTGATAAATATTGTGGTAATCATCTGGTGTTTGTTGAGTAAGAGAAAACATAGAATTGAATTGAGACACGCATGAAATAAAAGAAGAGAGCAAGTAGAATAGTGTAAATTGAGATCTGAAGAAGCTCACCGATGATGCTAGGAACAAAAATGAAGAGCTTCTTGTGAGTATGTGTTTGACTTGTAAAATTACATATCGGTTAAGAGTTAAGACGAAGAGGTATTGGGCGACTCCCAGCACACAACTGTGGAATAAGTCTGGAACTCCTGCAAGGAGCgcgtttggatttttttttcgcGAAAATATAAGACCCGTTTTATGAAAAAGTTTCATGCTGTTAAAAAATTACCttattattttgtcaaaaaaaaaattactttcttATTGTTAATATGAtgattaattgattattattaCTATAATAAGAGTTGTTTGGAGAAGTTGAGATTTGATGAAATTGTTTCGTGAATGTTGATTATGAAAAAAGATTATCATGTATATCAACCAAACACTTGTTATCTGTcgggaaaagaaaaaaaaaaaaacaaacacagGTCTTAACTTCCGGTCCTTTTGTTATAATACATGAGTCTACCACACTGCAGTTAaccaattaaaaaaaagaaattattttagaaCCAATCAGaggtcattcctaaattttagaccaatcatattttTTCTCCAACTTTTCTTCTACCACACTATGCAGTTAACTAAT
This genomic window from Daucus carota subsp. sativus chromosome 7, DH1 v3.0, whole genome shotgun sequence contains:
- the LOC108193449 gene encoding uncharacterized protein LOC108193449, producing MDISKMNRGEITVLGCAGCAFMSMHFTVQLLSQHLFYWKNPKEQRAILFIILLAPIYAIKSFIGMLDLKGSKPYVMLLDPIKECYEAVVIAKFLALIYSYLHISFDSDMVPDEMKGREIRHSFPMTLFQPRTTLLDQRTLRLLKYWAWQFVITRPICSVLMITLRILDIYPSWASWLFTIIISMSISLALYSLVKFYHVFAKELEPHKPLAKFVCLKGTVFFCFWQGVVLKTLVSMGVIKSHHFWLEVEHIDESLQNILVCIEMIVFSVFQQYAYHVAPYMGDVQAKFKRRNE